In Tubulanus polymorphus chromosome 2, tnTubPoly1.2, whole genome shotgun sequence, a single window of DNA contains:
- the LOC141899787 gene encoding large ribosomal subunit protein mL43-like: protein MTSSSIPSTFLKTVLKNGVGRYVCQMQRITFRFCKTHGDSRGMRDFIENSLLDFARKNPGVVVYLEPRYRETPEIEAEYLNGRSEKISTKCFNEVEICKWTEHLKNRSGEKIVRLRKMWHTDSPSIQGHWSPFTNKNPKLNITEFPNDELSRCFHKPSNATDSLLEMQNLVVAGESKSGAQTKQTV, encoded by the exons ATGACGAGTTCGTCGATTCCGAGCACATTTCTGAAGACAGTGCTGAAAAATGGGGTCGGAAGATATGTTTGTCAAATGCAGAGAATAACGTTCCGTTTCTGTAAAACTCATGGCGATAGCAGAGGAATGAG ggatttcattgaaaacagtTTGCTGGATTTTGCGCGAAAAAATCCCGGCGTTGTGGTCTATCTTGAACCGAGGTATCGCGAAACTCCGGAGATTGAGGCTGAATATT TGAATGGAAGAAGTGAAAAAATTTCGACGAAATGTTTTAACGAGGTCGAAATTTGTAAATGGACCGAACATCTGAAGAACCGGTCAGGAGAGAAGATCGTTCGTTTAAGAAAGATGTGGCACACCGATTCGCCGAGTATACAGGGACACTGGAGTCCGTTTACAAATAAAAATCCAAAACTGAACATTACTGAATTTCCGAATGACGAACTATCGCGATGCTTTCATAAACCGAGCAATGCTACCGATTCGTTGTTGGAAATGCAAAATTTGGTCGTAGCTGGTGAATCAAAAAGTGGCGCTCAAACTAAGCAGACCGTCTGA
- the LOC141900163 gene encoding required for meiotic nuclear division protein 1 homolog, which translates to MAFACCCKRAVFGILSRQSISSYRLQSIHRLAINRRIHLPSTAKILEPLSPTEINQIGIKYTRTLWKYSTTAWHSFSRCNIALSRAYASRKGEEQNLEGIQKHVSPLSTRRAARKKSSRDGGAVKREYMVSAYSIAEECDLEGLMKEIETQGLYALCPLPDTKDVLHLNAIYKVDDETREIFIFREGSAVFWNVPYDEEMEVLKFLHKYLEDPYSLKLVNGEAEELTFKYTDTPTKLDGDEIHIHISGSKSEENSQAIQHQKYAFSNALSLSVKLGIWEASLEKYVASIEWVTEDLKNGKSIRMTKPQVLIKTGELFTLRHLINLSSDLLDTPDFYWDREDLESLYQSTCSQLNINRRTMVMNEKLNYCVELTQLVSDHLNQDHQSRLEWIIIILILVEVIFECIHYAENYHEKQEAKRRERELFASTESSRSQS; encoded by the exons ATGGCATTTGCATGTTGTTGTAAACGAGCTGTATTTGGCATTCTTTCGAGACAAAGTATCTCCAGTTATCGGTTACAATCAATTCATCGATTAGCGATAAATCGTAGAATTCACTTGCCGTCAACGGCAAAAATTTTAGAACCATTGTCGCCAACTGAGATTAATCAAATCGGGATAAAATATACTCGAACTTTATGGAAATATTCTACGACAGCATGGCATAGTTTTAGCAGATGTAATATTGCGTTGTCGAGAGCGTACGCTTCCAGAAAAGGGGAGGAACAAAATCTCGAAGGCATTCAGAAACATGTCTCGCCACTTTCGACGAGGAGAGCTGCTCGAAAAAAGTCTAGTAGAGATGGCGGTGCTGTGAAAAGG GAATATATGGTCAGCGCCTATTCAATAGCGGAAGAGTGCGATCTCGAAGGTCTgatgaaagaaattgaaacacAAGGTCTTTACGCGTTATGTCCACTGCCAG ATACGAAAGATGTTCTGCATCTGAATGCCATTTATAAAGTTGATGATGAAACGAGGGAGATATTCATCTTTAG AGAAGGGTCGGCTGTATTTTGGAATGTACCCTATGATGAA GAAATGgaagttttgaaattcttgCACAAATATCTTGAGGATCCATACAGTCTGAAATTAGTGAATGGCGAAGCTGAAGAATTGACTTTCAAATATACTGA TACGCCAACGAAACTAGATGGAGACGAAATACACATACACATCTCTGGTTCCAAATCAGAAGAGAACAGTCAGGCGATACAGCACCAGAAATACGCTTTCTCAAATGCTTTATCTTTATCAG TCAAGCTTGGAATATGGGAAGCGTCACTTGAAAAGTATGTCGCTTCTATCGAATGGGTTACCGAG GATTTGAAAAATGGGAAAAGCATTCGCATGACAAAACCGCAAGTATTGATAAAGACCGGGGAGCTTTTTACATTGAG GCATTTGATCAATCTGAGCTCTGATTTGCTGGACACTCCGGATTTCTACTGGGATAGAGAGGATTTGGAGAGTTTGTACCAGAGTACGTGTTCCCAATTGAACATCAATAGAAGAACGATG gtgaTGAATGAAAAGTTGAACTATTGTGTTGAATTAACACAGCTTGTCAGTGACCATCTGAATCAGGATCATCAGTCTCGTCTGGAATggattatcattattcttatccTTGTTGAG GTTATCTTCGAGTGCATACACTACGCGGAAAATTACCATGAAAAACAAGAAGCGAAACGCCGCGAACGAGAATTATTTGCATCGACAGAATCTTCTCGCAGCCAGAGTTga
- the LOC141900279 gene encoding HIG1 domain family member 2A, mitochondrial-like, whose amino-acid sequence MSNIGPPPEDFAYLAPPKSSIDDVPRYYNETFYSKFKRKADENPFVPIGMGLTTLALTYGLWQLKTGDTKMSQLMMRSRIVAQGFTVFAILGGVLYGAGSSKKKSS is encoded by the exons ATGTCAAATATAGGACCCCCACCTGAAGATTTCGCTTATCTAGCGCCTCCTAAATCCAGTATCGACGATGTTCCTCGATATTACAACGAAACATTTTACAGtaaattcaaaagaaaagCAGATGAGAATCCATTTGTCCCTATCg GAATGGGACTTACGACGTTGGCTTTGACGTACGGCCTTTGGCAGTTAAAAACGGGCGATACGAAAATGTCACAGTTGATGATGCGATCGAGAATAGTAGCTCAGGGATTCACCGTTTTTGCGATTTTAGGCGGAGTTCTATACGGTGCCGGATCTTCGAAGAAGAAATCATCCTAG